From Desmodus rotundus isolate HL8 chromosome 12, HLdesRot8A.1, whole genome shotgun sequence, one genomic window encodes:
- the KLC3 gene encoding kinesin light chain 3 isoform X2, which produces MANDIHGPHLSHECPDTPWAGWACPEWRAEPRSLGVHQLLRPWEPTRGAHLPDPHMERPPLLPAPWPSPPVPAPSPSGLTGSQQNTLRMSSQRSCRLHTPRPTHPAARRLQCQATQPGGAAMSVQVAALGSVGLGPEHLSPEELVRQTRQVVQGLEALRVEHRGLAGHLAEALAGQGQVAGLELLEEKQQVVSHSLEAIELGLGEAQVLLALSAHVGALEAEKQRLRAQARRLAQENVWLREELEETQRRLRASEEAVAQLEEEKSHLEFLGQLRQYDPPAESQQPESPHPRRDSLASLFPSEEEERKGSEAVGAAAAQQGGYEIPARLRTLHNLVIQYAGQGRYEVAVPLCRQALEDLERSSGHCHPDVATMLNILALVYRDQNKYKEATDLLHDALQIREQTLGPEHPAVAATLNNLAVLYGKRGRYREAEPLCQRALEIREKVLGADHPDVAKQLNNLALLCQNQGKFEEMEQHYARALSIYQALGGPHDPNVAKTKNNLASAYLKQNKYQQAEELYKEILSREDLPAPLGVPNTSRAGDGEQQSLRRSSSFSKFRESIRRGSEKLVSRLRGEGAAGAAGMKRAVSLNTLHTDAARAPGTQSPSRHLSEASRTLSTSTQDLGPR; this is translated from the exons ATGGCCAATGACATCCATGGGCCACACCTGTCACATGAGTGTCCCGACACGCCTTGGGCTGGTTGGGCCTGTCCAGAGTGGAGGGCGGAACCCCGTTCCCTCGGGGTCCATCAGCTCCTCAGGCCCTGGGAGCCCACACGTGGGGCCCACCTCCCTGACCCCCACATGGAGAGGCCTCCTCTGCTTCCGGCCCCCTGGCCCTCTCCTCctgtcccagcccccagccccagtggTCTGACTGGTTCCCAACAAAACACCCTAagaatgagctcacagagaagctGCCGCCTCCACACACCCCGCCCCACACACCCAGCAGCGAGGCGCCTCCAGtgccaggccacacagccaggag GAGCAGCGATGTCTGTGCAGGTGGCAGCTCTCGGAAGCGTGGGGCTGGGCCCAGAGCACCTGAGCCCTGAGGAGCTGGTGCGGCAGACTCGGCAGGTGGTGCAGGGGCTGGAGGCCCTCCGTGTGGAGCACCGTGGCCTGGCTGGGCACCTGGCGGAGGCCCTGGCAGGACAGGGTCAGGTGGCTGGCTTGGAACTGCTGGAGGAAAAGCAGCAGGTGGTGAGCCACTCGCTGGAAGCCATCGAGCTAGGGCTGGGCGAGGCCCAG GTGCTGCTGGCCCTGTCGGCACACGTGGGCGCGCTGGAGGCCGAGAAGCAGCGGCTTCGAGCACAGGCCCGGCGGCTGGCCCAGGAGAACGTGTGGCTgcgggaggagctggaggagacaCAGCGGCGGCTGCGGGCCAGTGAGGAGGCCGTGGcccagctggaggaggagaagagcCACCTGGAGTTCCTGGGGCAGCTGCGACAGTACGACCCACCTGCGGAGAGCCAG CAGCCTGAGTCGCCCCATCCTCGCAGAGACAGCCTGGCCTCCCTGTTCCCCAgcgaggaggaggaaaggaaag GTTCTGAGGCAGTGGGGGCGGCAGCAGCTCAGCAGGGTGGCTACGAGATCCCAGCGCGCCTCCGGACGCTGCACAACCTTGTCATCCAGTACGCCGGGCAGGGCCGCTACGAGGTAGCCGTGCCGCTGTGCCGCCAGGCCTTAGAGGACCTGGAGCGGAGCTCAGGCCACTGCCACCCCGACGTGGCCACCATGCTCAATATCCTGGCCCTGGTGTACCG GGACCAGAACAAGTACAAAGAAGCCACAGACCTTCTGCACGACGCCCTGCAGATCCGGGAGCAGACACTGGGCCCTGAGCACCCGGCG GTGGCCGCCACCCTGAACAACCTGGCTGTCCTCTATGGGAAGCGAGGGCGGTACCGGGAGGCAGAACCCCTGTGCCAGCGAGCCCTGGAGATTCGTGAGAAg GTCCTGGGCGCCGACCACCCGGACGTGGCCAAGCAGCTCAACAACCTGGCCCTGCTCTGCCAGAACCAGGGCAAGTTCGAGGAGATGGAGCAGCACTACGCTCGAGCCCTGAGCATTTACCAGGCCCTGGGCGGGCCCCACGACCCCAACGTGGCTAAGACCAAGAACAACCTG GCCTCAGCCTACCTGAAACAGAACAAGTACCAGCAAGCGGAGGAGCTGTACAAGGAGATCCTCAGCAGGGAGGACCTGCCTGCGCCCCTCG GAGTCCCCAACACAAGCAGAGCTGGCGATGGAGAGCAACAG AGCCTGCGTCGGAGCAGCTCGTTCTCCAAGTTCCGGGAGTCCATCCGGCGAGGCAGTGAGAAGCTGGTCTCCCGGCTCAGAGGCGAGGGCGCAGCAGGAGCAGCCGG GATGAAGAGGGCCGTGTCACTCAACACGCTGCACACAGATGCTGCGCGGGCTCCCGGGACACAG TCCCCCAGCCGGCACCTGAGTGAGGCCTCTCGGACCCTCAGCACCAGCACCCAGGACCTGGGCCCCCGCTAA
- the KLC3 gene encoding kinesin light chain 3 isoform X1, with the protein MANDIHGPHLSHECPDTPWAGWACPEWRAEPRSLGVHQLLRPWEPTRGAHLPDPHMERPPLLPAPWPSPPVPAPSPSGLTGSQQNTLRMSSQRSCRLHTPRPTHPAARRLQCQATQPGGAAMSVQVAALGSVGLGPEHLSPEELVRQTRQVVQGLEALRVEHRGLAGHLAEALAGQGQVAGLELLEEKQQVVSHSLEAIELGLGEAQVLLALSAHVGALEAEKQRLRAQARRLAQENVWLREELEETQRRLRASEEAVAQLEEEKSHLEFLGQLRQYDPPAESQQPESPHPRRDSLASLFPSEEEERKGSEAVGAAAAQQGGYEIPARLRTLHNLVIQYAGQGRYEVAVPLCRQALEDLERSSGHCHPDVATMLNILALVYRDQNKYKEATDLLHDALQIREQTLGPEHPAVAATLNNLAVLYGKRGRYREAEPLCQRALEIREKVLGADHPDVAKQLNNLALLCQNQGKFEEMEQHYARALSIYQALGGPHDPNVAKTKNNLASAYLKQNKYQQAEELYKEILSREDLPAPLGVPNTSRAGDGEQQVRVGFALAPGAGTGPGRDVGTDRGLGPPQSLRRSSSFSKFRESIRRGSEKLVSRLRGEGAAGAAGMKRAVSLNTLHTDAARAPGTQSPSRHLSEASRTLSTSTQDLGPR; encoded by the exons ATGGCCAATGACATCCATGGGCCACACCTGTCACATGAGTGTCCCGACACGCCTTGGGCTGGTTGGGCCTGTCCAGAGTGGAGGGCGGAACCCCGTTCCCTCGGGGTCCATCAGCTCCTCAGGCCCTGGGAGCCCACACGTGGGGCCCACCTCCCTGACCCCCACATGGAGAGGCCTCCTCTGCTTCCGGCCCCCTGGCCCTCTCCTCctgtcccagcccccagccccagtggTCTGACTGGTTCCCAACAAAACACCCTAagaatgagctcacagagaagctGCCGCCTCCACACACCCCGCCCCACACACCCAGCAGCGAGGCGCCTCCAGtgccaggccacacagccaggag GAGCAGCGATGTCTGTGCAGGTGGCAGCTCTCGGAAGCGTGGGGCTGGGCCCAGAGCACCTGAGCCCTGAGGAGCTGGTGCGGCAGACTCGGCAGGTGGTGCAGGGGCTGGAGGCCCTCCGTGTGGAGCACCGTGGCCTGGCTGGGCACCTGGCGGAGGCCCTGGCAGGACAGGGTCAGGTGGCTGGCTTGGAACTGCTGGAGGAAAAGCAGCAGGTGGTGAGCCACTCGCTGGAAGCCATCGAGCTAGGGCTGGGCGAGGCCCAG GTGCTGCTGGCCCTGTCGGCACACGTGGGCGCGCTGGAGGCCGAGAAGCAGCGGCTTCGAGCACAGGCCCGGCGGCTGGCCCAGGAGAACGTGTGGCTgcgggaggagctggaggagacaCAGCGGCGGCTGCGGGCCAGTGAGGAGGCCGTGGcccagctggaggaggagaagagcCACCTGGAGTTCCTGGGGCAGCTGCGACAGTACGACCCACCTGCGGAGAGCCAG CAGCCTGAGTCGCCCCATCCTCGCAGAGACAGCCTGGCCTCCCTGTTCCCCAgcgaggaggaggaaaggaaag GTTCTGAGGCAGTGGGGGCGGCAGCAGCTCAGCAGGGTGGCTACGAGATCCCAGCGCGCCTCCGGACGCTGCACAACCTTGTCATCCAGTACGCCGGGCAGGGCCGCTACGAGGTAGCCGTGCCGCTGTGCCGCCAGGCCTTAGAGGACCTGGAGCGGAGCTCAGGCCACTGCCACCCCGACGTGGCCACCATGCTCAATATCCTGGCCCTGGTGTACCG GGACCAGAACAAGTACAAAGAAGCCACAGACCTTCTGCACGACGCCCTGCAGATCCGGGAGCAGACACTGGGCCCTGAGCACCCGGCG GTGGCCGCCACCCTGAACAACCTGGCTGTCCTCTATGGGAAGCGAGGGCGGTACCGGGAGGCAGAACCCCTGTGCCAGCGAGCCCTGGAGATTCGTGAGAAg GTCCTGGGCGCCGACCACCCGGACGTGGCCAAGCAGCTCAACAACCTGGCCCTGCTCTGCCAGAACCAGGGCAAGTTCGAGGAGATGGAGCAGCACTACGCTCGAGCCCTGAGCATTTACCAGGCCCTGGGCGGGCCCCACGACCCCAACGTGGCTAAGACCAAGAACAACCTG GCCTCAGCCTACCTGAAACAGAACAAGTACCAGCAAGCGGAGGAGCTGTACAAGGAGATCCTCAGCAGGGAGGACCTGCCTGCGCCCCTCG GAGTCCCCAACACAAGCAGAGCTGGCGATGGAGAGCAACAGGTGAGGGTGGGCTTCGCTTTGGCTCCTGGGGCGGGCACGGGGCCTGGGCGGGATGTGGGGACTGACCggggcctggggcctccccagAGCCTGCGTCGGAGCAGCTCGTTCTCCAAGTTCCGGGAGTCCATCCGGCGAGGCAGTGAGAAGCTGGTCTCCCGGCTCAGAGGCGAGGGCGCAGCAGGAGCAGCCGG GATGAAGAGGGCCGTGTCACTCAACACGCTGCACACAGATGCTGCGCGGGCTCCCGGGACACAG TCCCCCAGCCGGCACCTGAGTGAGGCCTCTCGGACCCTCAGCACCAGCACCCAGGACCTGGGCCCCCGCTAA
- the KLC3 gene encoding kinesin light chain 3 isoform X3 → MSVQVAALGSVGLGPEHLSPEELVRQTRQVVQGLEALRVEHRGLAGHLAEALAGQGQVAGLELLEEKQQVVSHSLEAIELGLGEAQVLLALSAHVGALEAEKQRLRAQARRLAQENVWLREELEETQRRLRASEEAVAQLEEEKSHLEFLGQLRQYDPPAESQQPESPHPRRDSLASLFPSEEEERKGSEAVGAAAAQQGGYEIPARLRTLHNLVIQYAGQGRYEVAVPLCRQALEDLERSSGHCHPDVATMLNILALVYRDQNKYKEATDLLHDALQIREQTLGPEHPAVAATLNNLAVLYGKRGRYREAEPLCQRALEIREKVLGADHPDVAKQLNNLALLCQNQGKFEEMEQHYARALSIYQALGGPHDPNVAKTKNNLASAYLKQNKYQQAEELYKEILSREDLPAPLGVPNTSRAGDGEQQVRVGFALAPGAGTGPGRDVGTDRGLGPPQSLRRSSSFSKFRESIRRGSEKLVSRLRGEGAAGAAGMKRAVSLNTLHTDAARAPGTQSPSRHLSEASRTLSTSTQDLGPR, encoded by the exons ATGTCTGTGCAGGTGGCAGCTCTCGGAAGCGTGGGGCTGGGCCCAGAGCACCTGAGCCCTGAGGAGCTGGTGCGGCAGACTCGGCAGGTGGTGCAGGGGCTGGAGGCCCTCCGTGTGGAGCACCGTGGCCTGGCTGGGCACCTGGCGGAGGCCCTGGCAGGACAGGGTCAGGTGGCTGGCTTGGAACTGCTGGAGGAAAAGCAGCAGGTGGTGAGCCACTCGCTGGAAGCCATCGAGCTAGGGCTGGGCGAGGCCCAG GTGCTGCTGGCCCTGTCGGCACACGTGGGCGCGCTGGAGGCCGAGAAGCAGCGGCTTCGAGCACAGGCCCGGCGGCTGGCCCAGGAGAACGTGTGGCTgcgggaggagctggaggagacaCAGCGGCGGCTGCGGGCCAGTGAGGAGGCCGTGGcccagctggaggaggagaagagcCACCTGGAGTTCCTGGGGCAGCTGCGACAGTACGACCCACCTGCGGAGAGCCAG CAGCCTGAGTCGCCCCATCCTCGCAGAGACAGCCTGGCCTCCCTGTTCCCCAgcgaggaggaggaaaggaaag GTTCTGAGGCAGTGGGGGCGGCAGCAGCTCAGCAGGGTGGCTACGAGATCCCAGCGCGCCTCCGGACGCTGCACAACCTTGTCATCCAGTACGCCGGGCAGGGCCGCTACGAGGTAGCCGTGCCGCTGTGCCGCCAGGCCTTAGAGGACCTGGAGCGGAGCTCAGGCCACTGCCACCCCGACGTGGCCACCATGCTCAATATCCTGGCCCTGGTGTACCG GGACCAGAACAAGTACAAAGAAGCCACAGACCTTCTGCACGACGCCCTGCAGATCCGGGAGCAGACACTGGGCCCTGAGCACCCGGCG GTGGCCGCCACCCTGAACAACCTGGCTGTCCTCTATGGGAAGCGAGGGCGGTACCGGGAGGCAGAACCCCTGTGCCAGCGAGCCCTGGAGATTCGTGAGAAg GTCCTGGGCGCCGACCACCCGGACGTGGCCAAGCAGCTCAACAACCTGGCCCTGCTCTGCCAGAACCAGGGCAAGTTCGAGGAGATGGAGCAGCACTACGCTCGAGCCCTGAGCATTTACCAGGCCCTGGGCGGGCCCCACGACCCCAACGTGGCTAAGACCAAGAACAACCTG GCCTCAGCCTACCTGAAACAGAACAAGTACCAGCAAGCGGAGGAGCTGTACAAGGAGATCCTCAGCAGGGAGGACCTGCCTGCGCCCCTCG GAGTCCCCAACACAAGCAGAGCTGGCGATGGAGAGCAACAGGTGAGGGTGGGCTTCGCTTTGGCTCCTGGGGCGGGCACGGGGCCTGGGCGGGATGTGGGGACTGACCggggcctggggcctccccagAGCCTGCGTCGGAGCAGCTCGTTCTCCAAGTTCCGGGAGTCCATCCGGCGAGGCAGTGAGAAGCTGGTCTCCCGGCTCAGAGGCGAGGGCGCAGCAGGAGCAGCCGG GATGAAGAGGGCCGTGTCACTCAACACGCTGCACACAGATGCTGCGCGGGCTCCCGGGACACAG TCCCCCAGCCGGCACCTGAGTGAGGCCTCTCGGACCCTCAGCACCAGCACCCAGGACCTGGGCCCCCGCTAA
- the ERCC2 gene encoding general transcription and DNA repair factor IIH helicase subunit XPD, whose protein sequence is MKLNVDGLLVYFPYDYIYPEQFSYMLELKRTLDAKGHGVLEMPSGTGKTVSLLALIMAYQRAHPLEVTKLIYCSRTVPEIEKVIEELRKLLNFYEKQEGEKLSFLGLALSSRKNLCIHPEVTPLRFGKDVDGKCHSLTASYVRAQYQQDTSLPHCRFYEEFDIHGRQVPLPAGIYNLDDLKAMGQRQGWCPYFLARYSILHANVVVYSYHYLLDPKIADLVSKELARKAVVVFDEAHNIDNVCIDSMSVNLTRRTLDRCQGNLETLQKTVLRIKQTDEERLRDEYRRLVEGLREAHVARETDAHLANPVLPDEVLQEAVPGSIRTAEHFLGFLRRLLEYVKWRLRVQHVVQESPPAFLSGLAQRVCIQRKPLRFCAERLRSLLHTLEITDLADFSPLTLLANFATLVSTYAKGFTIIIEPFDDRTPTIANPVLHFSCMDASLAIKPVFERFQSVIITSGTLSPLDIYPRILDFHPVTMATFTMTLARVCLCPMIIGRGNDQVAISSKFETRDDIAVIRNYGNLLLEMSAVVPDGIVAFFTSYQYMESTVASWYEQGILENIQRNKLLFIETQDGAETSVALEKYQEACENGRGAILLSVARGKVSEGIDFVHHFGRAVIMFGVPYVYTQSRILKARLEYLRDQFQIRENDFLTFDAMRHAAQCVGRAIRGKTDYGLMIFADKRFARADKRGKLPRWIQEHLTDANLNLTVDEGVQVAKYFLRQMAQPFHREDQLGLSLLSLEQLESEETLQRIQQIAQQL, encoded by the exons ATGAA GCTCAACGTGGACGGGCTGCTGGTCTACTTCCCGTACGACTACATCTACCCCGAGCAGTTCTCCTACATGCTGGAGCTCAAACGCACGCTGGACGCCAAG GGTCATGGAGTCCTGGAGATGCCCTCAGGCACCGGGAAGACAGTGTCGCTGTTGGCCCTGATCATGGCATACCAGCGA GCACACCCGCTGGAGGTGACCAAACTCATCTACTGCTCAAGGACGGTGCCCGAGATTGAGAAG GTCATTGAAGAGCTTCGGAAGTTGCTCAACTTCTATGAGAAGCAGGAGGGTGAGAAGCTGTCATTTTTGGGGCTGGCTCTGAGCTCCCGGAAGAACCTGTGTATTCATCCTGAG GTAACGCCCCTGCGCTTTGGGAAAGACGTCGACGGGAAATGCCACAGCCTCACAGCCTCCTACGTTCGGGCGCAGTACCAGCAGGACACCAGCCTGCCCCACTGCCGCTTCTACGAG GAATTTGACATTCACGGGCGCCAAGTACCCCTCCCTGCCGGCATCTACAACCTGGACGATCTGAAGGCCATGGGGCAGCGCCAGGGCTGGTGCCCATACTTCCTTGCCCGCTACTCG ATCCTGCATGCCAACGTGGTGGTTTACAGCTACCACTACCTCCTGGACCCCAAGATTGCAGACCTGGTGTCCAAGGAGCTGGCCCGCAAAGCAGTTGTGGTCTTCGATGAGGCCCACAACATCG acAATGTCTGCATCGACTCCATGAGTGTCAACCTCACCCGCCGGACCCTCGACAGATGCCAGGGCAACCTGGAGACCCTGCAGAAGACAGTGCTCAG GATCAAGCAGACGGACGAGGAGCGTCTGCGGGACGAGTACAGGCGCCTGGTGGAGGGCTTGCGCGAGGCCCATGTCGCCCGGGAGACTGACGCCCACCTGGCCAACCCCGTGCTGCCCGATGAGGTGCTGCAGG AGGCGGTGCCCGGCTCCATCCGCACGGCGGAgcacttcctgggcttcctgcggCGCCTGCTGGAGTATGTCAAGTGGCGGCTGCGGGTGCAGCACGTGGTGCAGGAGAGCCCCCCCGCCTTCCTGAGTGGCCTGGCCCAGCGCGTGTGCATCCAGCGCAAGCCCCTCAG ATTCTGCGCTGAGCGCCTCCGCTCCCTCCTGCACACCCTGGAGATCACCGACCTCGCCGACTTCTCCCCGCTCACCCTCCTGGCTAACTTCGCCACCCTTGTCAGCACCTACGCCAAGG GCTTCACCATCATCATCGAGCCCTTTGATGACAGGACCCCCACCATCGCCAACCCTGTCCTGCACTTCAG CTGCATGGACGCCTCACTGGCCATCAAACCCGTGTTTGAGCGCTTCCAGTCCGTCATCATCACATCTGGG ACGCTGTCGCCGCTGGACATCTACCCCAGGATCCTGGACTTCCACCCTGTCACCATGGCCACCTTCACCATGACGCTGGCCCGGGTCTGCCTGTGCCCCATG ATCATCGGCCGTGGCAATGATCAGGTGGCCATCAGCTCCAAGTTTGAGACCCGGGATGACATTG cgGTGATCCGGAACTACGGGAACCTCCTGCTGGAGATGTCCGCCGTGGTCCCCGACGGCATCGTGGCCTTCTTCACCAGCTACCAGTACATGGAGAGCACCGTGGCCTCCTGGTACGAGCAG GGCATCCTCGAAAACATCCAGAGGAACAAGCTGCTCTTTATTGAGACCCAGGATGGGGCTGAGACCAGTGTCGCCCTGGAGAAGTACCAGGAG GCCTGCGAGAACGGCCGTGGGGCCATCCTGCTGTCGGTGGCTCGGGGCAAAGTGTCCGAGGGGATCGACTTCG TGCACCACTTCGGGCGGGCCGTCATCATGTTCGGTGTCCCCTATGTCTACACCCAGAGCCGCATCCTCAAG GCACGGCTGGAATACCTGCGGGACCAGTTCCAGATCCGAGAGAACGACTTTCTCACTTTCGATGCCATGCGCCACGCGGCCCAGTGTGTGGGCCGGGCCATCAGGGGCAAGACGGACTACGGCCTCATGATCTTCGCGGACAAG CGGTTTGCCCGGGCTGACAAGCGGGGGAAGCTGCCCCGCTGGATCCAGGAGCACCTCACAGACGCCAACCTCAACCTGACCGTGGATGAGGGAGTCCAGGTGGCCAAGTACTTCCTGCGGCAGATGGCGCAGCCGTTCCACAGG GAGGACCAGCTGGGCCTGTCCCTGCTCAGCCTGGAGCAGCTGGAGTCTGAGGAGACGCTGCAGAGGATCCAGCAGATTGCGCAGCAGCTGTAG
- the PPP1R13L gene encoding relA-associated inhibitor yields the protein MDSEAFQGAGDILDLNFQSLAMKHMDLKQMELDTAAAKVDELTKQLESLWSDSPTPPGSQAGAPLRPQMLRYSSSPVSEPFSSRGSSWRATSDGTDTPFGRSESAPTLLPYSSLSAKGRPSSPRTPLYLQPDAYSSLDHAPPSRPRAFDGAGGSLGRAPSPRPGSGPLRQQGPPTPFDFLGRASSPRGSPLAEGPQVFFPERGPSPRPVAAYDAPAAFGSPLLGMGSSALAPPLRAQDDLMLRRRPPKVWNESDLDVAYEKKSSRTASYERLDVFTRPSSPSLQLLPWRESSLDGLGATGKDNLTSATLPRNYKVSPLASDRRSDVGSYRRSLGSAGPSGTLPRSWQPVSRIPMPPSNPQPRGAPRQRPIPLSMIFKLQNAFWEHGASRSMFPGSSISRAPPPKLPLQPQAPPQPQPQPQQQPQLPPQPQAQPQPQPQPQPQPQPPAPVPQIPQPTWSEGTPKAPAELEPEPELEGLLAPVLEAGDVDEGTVTRPLSPTRLQPALPPEAQSVPELEEVARVLAEIPRPLKRRGSMEQSPAVALPPTHKKQYQQIISRLFHRHGVPGGPEPELSSISEGSEARAGPPAPAPPAPIPAPAPPQSSPPEQLQSMEMRSVLRKAGSPRKGRRARLNPLVLLLDAALTGELDMVQQAVKEMNDPSQPNEEGITALHNAICGANYPIVDFLIAAGANVNSPDSHGWTPLHCAASCNDTAICTALVQHGAAIFATTLSDGATAIEKCDPYREGYTDCATYLADVEQSMGLMHNGVVYALWDYSAEFGDELSFREGESVTVLRRDGPEETDWWWATLYGQEGYVPRNYFGLFPRVKAQRNKV from the exons ATGGACAGCGAGGCATTCCAGGGCGCAGGGGACATTCTGGACCTGAACTTCCAGT CTCTGGCCATGAAGCATATGGACTTGAAGCAGATGGAGCTGGACACGGCTGCAGCCAAGGTCGACGAACTGACCAAGCAGCTGGAGTCGCTGTGGTCAGACTCTCCGACGCCACCTGGCTCTCAGGCTGGAGCCCCGCTTAGG CCTCAGATGCTCCGGTATAGCTCCAGCCCGGTCTCCGAGCCTTTCAGCAGCCGCGGGTCCTCCTGGAGGGCGACCAGCGACGGCACAGACACCCCGTTCGGACGCTCTGAGAGCGCCCCGACTCTGCTCCCCTACAGCTCGCTGTCCGCTAAGGGCCGGCCGTCATCACCACGCACCCCGCTCTACCTGCAGCCAGACGCCTACAGCAGCCTGGACCACGCGCCCCCGTCCAGGCCCCGCGCCTTCGATGGCGCAGGCGGCTCCCTCGGCCGTGCGCCTTCCCCACGGCCCGGCTCGGGACCGCTCCGCCAGCAGGGTCCCCCCACGCCCTTCGACTTCCTGGGCCGCGCCAGCTCCCCACGTGGCAGCCCCCTGGCCGAGGGACCCCAGGTCTTCTTCCCGGAGCGCGGGCCCTCGCCTCGCCCCGTGGCCGCCTACGACGCGCCAGCTGCCTTTGGGAGCCCCCTGCTGGGCATGGGCAGCAGCGCCCTTGCCCCGCCTCTGCGCGCCCAGG ATGACCTAATGCTGCGACGGCGGCCTCCCAAAGTCTGGAACGAGTCGGATCTGGACGTAGCTTACGAGAAGAAGTCTTCACGGACAGCTAGCTACGAAC GCCTAGACGTCTTCACGAGGCCCTCCTCACCGAGCCTGCAGCTGCTACCGTGGAGAGAGAGCAGTCTGGATGGGCTGGGGGCCACCGGCAag gACAACCTCACCAGCGCCACCTTGCCCCGCAATTACAAGGTCTCCCCTCTGGCCAGTGACAGGCGTTCTGATGTGGGCAGCTATCGCCGATCgctgggctctgctgggccaTCAGGCACTTTGCCCCGAAGCTGGCAGCCTGTCAGCCGTATCCCCATGCCCCCTTCTAACCCCCAGCCCCGCGGTGCCCCCCGCCAGCGCCCCATCCCCCTCAGCATGATATTTAAGCTGCAGAACGCCTTCTGGGAGCACGGGGCCAGCAGGTCCAtgttccctggctcctccatCTCCAGAGCTCCTCCACCTAAGCTGCCTCTGCAACCCCAGGCaccgccccagccccagccccagccccagcaacagccccagctgcccccacagccccaggcacaaccacagccccagcctcagccccagccccagcctcaacCTCCTGCCCCAGTGCCCCAGATCCCCCAACCGACCTGGAGTGAAG GCACCCCCAAAGCCCCTGCTGAGCTGGAGCCTGAACCAGAGCTGGAGGGGCTGCTGGCGCCAGTGCTGGAGGCCGGCGATGTGGATGAAGGCACTGTGActcggcccctcagccccacgcggctgcagccagctctgccacctgaGGCACAGTCGGTGCCCGAGCTGGAGGAGGTGGCGCGGGTGCTGGCGGAGATTCCGCGGCCCCTCAAACGCAGGGGTTCTATGGAGCAGAGCCCTGCTgtagccctgccccccacccacaaGAAGCAGTACCAGCAGATCATCAGCCGCCTCTTCCATCGGCATGGCGTGCCTGGGGGGCCTGAGCCCGAGCTGTCCTCCATCTCTGAGGGATCcgaggccagggcagggccccctgcccctgccccaccagctCCCATACCGGccccggccccaccccagagcagccCACCAGAGCAGCTGCAGAGCATG GAGATGCGCTCGGTGCTGCGCAAAGCTGGATCCCCTCGCAAGGGCCGCCGCGCTCGTCTCAACCCGCTGGTGCTCCTGCTGGACGCCGCGCTGACCGGGGAGCTGGACATGGTGCAGCAGGCGGTGAAGGAG ATGAACGACCCAAGTCAGCCCAATGAGGAGGGCATCACGGCCCTGCACAACGCCATCTGCGGCGCCAACTACCCCATCGTAGACTTCCTCATTGCGGCGGGAGCCAACGTCAACTCCCCCGACAGCCACGGCTG GACGCCGTTGCACTGCGCAGCGTCGTGCAACGACACGGCCATCTGCACGGCCCTGGTGCAGCACGGTGCAGCCATCTTCGCCACCACGCTCAGTGATGGCGCCACTGCCATCGAGAAGTGCGACCCCTACCGAGAGGGTTACACGGACTGCGCCACTTACCTGGCAG ACGTGGAGCAGAGCATGGGGCTGATGCACAACGGGGTGGTGTACGCGCTCTGGGACTACAGCGCCGAGTTCGGGGACGAGCTGTCTTTCCGCGAGGGCGAGTCGGTCACCGTGCTGCGGCGGGACGGGCCAGAGGAGACGGACTGGTGGTGGGCCACGCTGTACGGCCAGGAGGGCTACGTGCCCCGCAACTACTTCGGG CTCTTCCCCAGGGTGAAGGCCCAGAGGAATAAGGTCTAG